The genomic window CCCGAATAGAAATCCAAAGCTTCATTAGCATAGCTCTATTAACATCATTTAACTTCTTAATGCCAAGACCACCTTCACGCTTTGAGAGACATAGATCATCATATAGAAACGTAAAATATTTACGTTTCTCAGCATCACcggaccaaagaaaatttctaaTGGCCCTTTCAACTTGCTTAATAACCGTGCATGGCCATTTGTAAAAAGCCATAGAATGAATAACATAGCTAGAAATCACCGACTTAATTAGCACAAGCCTCGCCTGAAATGATAAAAGTTTACCTTTCCAGCCAGCCAGCTTGTTCATAATCTTCTCAACAACTTGGCGAACATGAATATGCCGAACAATACCAGGCTTCAATTGAATACCTAAGTATTTATCCGGAAACATAGCTCTCTCCATACCCAAATAGTTAGAAATAACAATAGCACGAGAAATTATATCACCTCCAAAATAAAACTTGCTCTTTGCATAGTTTACGCACTGGCCAGATGCATGTTCATACAAAACAAGCATATTCTTCAAATTTTGCAAACTATGAAGATTACCTCTGCAGAATATAAGGATATCATCCGCAAAAAGCAAGTGTGTAGGCGCCACACCTTTTTTACTAACCATAACATTCATACTATGATTTGCAAACAACTTGGAAAAATTGTGacttaaaacatcttcaataagaaaaaTGATCAAAGGTgagagaggatcaccttgacgcagaCCTCTAGTAATACTGAAATAACCTTCACGGTAGACATTAATCATAACAGAAATCCGAGCTGAGCTAAAGATATTAAGAACCCACATGCACCAAGAATCAGAAAatccatattgacgaaaaacttcagCTATGAAATCCCAACTTACCGTATCAAAAGCTTGAGCAATATCCAGTTTGAGGCCAACTTTCCCATgcttcctttctgtattgatctCATTGATCAATTCAGACGCCAAAGCTATATTCTCATGTATGTTTCTACCCTTCATAAACTCCACTTGTTCTTCAGAGATCAGCTTATTTAGCACAGTACCAAGCCTGGTATCCATAATCTTAGTaatgatcttgaagaaaaaattactcaaGCCAATTGACCTATAATCTTTAATAGCatcagatttgttattttttggaataagaaaaataaaactagagttaattcCATTGGGAATTTTACGCATAGACCAACAGTTTGCAATGGCATTAAagagatctctagaaataatttCCCAAAACTGTCTATAGAAAGAGCCTGTGAAGCCATCTGGGCCAGGCGCAGAATCAGCTCCCAAGTCAAAAACCGCCACTCTAACTTCCTCCAAAGATGGAATAGCATCCATGTAAGCACTCTCAGCAACTGAAATGCTCTCATGTTCAATATCAAATAAAACTGGATCAATATGAACGTCACCACCATTGAACTTGGCCTGATAATGATTAACAATGAAATCCTTTatctcatcctgcaaaaacaaagtagtatAGTTAGAAACCTTAAGCTCTGAGATGGTATTTTGACTTCTCCTCATGCGGATGCTATTATGAAAGAAACGAGTATTTTGGTCACCATCCTCCGACCAAGTTACTCTCGACTTCATCTTAAGCATAATTGCCAACTCCGTTCTCACATCATCAACGACCTTTTTGGCATCCGCAACCTTTAGGAATTGAAACTCATCAGCCGAATCATAATCAAGAAGACCATTCTCAGTTTCAAGTTTCAATTCAGCCTGCTTCAAGCAAAATTGCACATATCCAAAAATAGTTCTTCCAAATCTTCAACACCTCCTTTATCTCTTCAGCTtagaattaaaaacaaaagggggaGCACCATTAAGATCCAAATTCCAGTTCTCCTCAACCAACTGCATAAAACCTGGATGGGAAAGCCACATCTTCTGAATTCGAAAAGGAACTCTATACGGCCTTGGATTTTCAAAAGCAAACCCAAAAAGGGGGGAATGATCTGAACAAACCCTAGGCAAGGCCTTGCATCTCCAGTTCGCATACTTATAGCACCAAGCATCATTAACAACCACTATATCATGTTTAGAGACAATTCTTTGAGCTCCACTTCtacaattagaccaagtatattttTTACCAATAGCATCAGCCtcaaccaaaccattgtcagaaATCCAGCTACGAAACTCATTCGTATAAACCTCTTTGATAGGCCTTCACCCTTGTTTTCCTCCAAGCGTAAAACGCAATTAAAATATCCCAACACCAACCAAGGAATAGATATAAAACCTAAACCCAATTGATGCCAAAGTCTCTTTATTGCCACCGGATTATAAGAAGCATAAACAGCCGCAATGAAATCCCCCGCAAATTTCACAGTAATTGCTTGCTTTGGAGTAGACAAAATATCAGGCCTCAATAGAGTATTCCTCcataaaatccaaaaattacctTTTTCTCCATCAACCTCATTTttaataacatcttcacaaaaatcaaccAATTTAAGCGACCTAACAAAACGTGCAGTACAGAAAATATGCGGCTCTGCAATGCAAATTACGTCAGGTTTGTGCAAGAAAGAAAGCTCATTCAACTTGGCTCTTCCACCATCCTTAGACAAGCCTTGAGCGTTCCAATAAAAGACACGCATTATTTAACCACGCTCCttgaagggcttgccgaacccttATCGTCCTCTTTGCGTATCTGACTTCTACCTCTTCTAACAACTTGGCCATCATCCTCAACCGGCTTGGCACCaggtttgattttctttttttggcgCGGTTTTAACATCGCCCTTCTTAGCCAAATTATCCAATTTCTTCTTCTCAGCTAACTCTCTTTTAAGTTTATCTTCCTCATCTTTAGCGGCACTCCATTCCAATTTTTCAGCTTCAGTCTCTACGTTACTAGTACTAGCAGATTGAAAGGAATCTGGCGGATTTTTCTTAATAGGCAATGCATCAGCTTCAATgctttcttcttcgtcttcactaTCTTCAATACCAGTTTCAAACATATTAGAAGTCTCAAGAACTTTATCAGTTCGAACTGGAGAGGATCTTCTAGCCGTTCTAGTTGGAGAACTAAAACCatcatcaatttttttcaaaacaaaattagttttcatctcaccTGTTACATTTGTAACTAAATGTGAATCTTGAACTTGTTGCATTTGTGAAACATCTTTTTGAGcaacttcttgttgttgtttctctAAGTCCAAAATACCATATTCTTCTTGAGCACGCTTCTCTTCCTCTTGCCGCTTCTTTGCCATAAGCGATTGTCTAGTATTTTGAAATTTAGCCAAGATAGCATCTTGTTCTATTTTAGCAAGATCTGCAGCCTTATCCATGTCATTACCTATCTTTTTTTGTTCGTCATACACTTTGtaaagttcttcttcttccttttcaagGTCCAAAGAGATTGTAGCAGCATCATCAGAAAGTTCACGCAAAGACATTGAACCAGCTGTTAGATTAGTGCTAGAGGATTCAGGCAAGGCATGCGGAATGTCTGCAATATTGCCATCTCCAGCAATACTCGAAGATGGACTGGGAATCAGAGTACGACGCCCAGTATGTCTAATCCTCCAAtacataacccatcattgttatTCTTGGGATCCAATGGTTGTTCTCTTCCTCCTCCAGTGTTTGCCGGTGGTGGTGGATGATCCTTTGGCTTAACATATTTTTCCTTCTTCCAATAATCCTTCAGTTCATCCATTTCAACCTTAAGGGCCGCACGTTTCAATGAATCCTCCTCAGCATCAAGCAACTTCTCCAAATCTTTATACCTAGCCGATCTGCATTGGGAGAAAGTATGGCCAACTGATTTACAATGATCACAAAATTATGGATTattcaaaaaatcataatcaagacGAAAATCCTCCGGACAATCTTGATCATCAATGACAAGCTTAGGAAAAGGTTTTGAAAAATCTATATCCACAAGTATCGCAGCAAAATAGCCATATTCTACTCTTAGGGTTCTCGGATCAACAGCTACAAGCTTTCCAAGGCAACGAGCTATTCGAAATAAGATTTCCTCCTCCCAATATTCAAAGTGAAGATATGGAAAACGCACCCAAACTGTTGCCCTTGAGTTTTTTTTCGATTCAGGATTAAACATAGGTGTCCATGGCAGCATCTTTAATTGTTGTTCCTTAACTTTCCACGGACCTTCATATCTAACTCTTTTACGATCAACTTCATTgttaattttaatgacaaaataaCCTTTCACCCATGGAATAAACTGGACTTGGCCTGTTAGTTTCCATTGATCGCATAGAATACGCTTAACATCTTCAAAATTAGcacctagggttttaaaatcaaaatGACCCACAATACTGAATTTCCATATTTCTTTGGAACGTCGAATGACATCTTTAGGAATTGTGATCACAATCTCCCCTGTAGAGGCACGAACCGGAGGATGTGACAAAGAGTTCGCAGCAATATTAGACATAACAAGTGATTTCTTCTTAACTATATTTGCATACGAACTATTCCCATCTTTGGAATTGTCCGCATCATGATTAGGGTTACCTTTTTTTGGAACATAAGTTAATCTTGGCCTTGAACGTGATCGATTCCTATTTTGAACACGATCATGGCGTTGCTGATTTGGATGATTGCCCAGATCAGGAGGAACTGATTGATTCAGCGCCATTGATTGGCGCCAAATCTTAGCACAAAAAACGCAAAGAAAAAAGAGGAGAGAAAAAACCGGAGCTAGTCCGACCAAAccctaggatttttttttttttttttttttagggttgcAAGAAAGCTTACTTAACATATGTGGGCAGGCTAGTTTTGATTAAACATGTTCTTAGTACTATATTTATTATGTCTGTGTTTTCTACTCTTACTTCAGTAGTTAGACGACTAACTAGGCTTATGAAAAATTTCTTATGAATCAcaataataaagataaaaattttaCCTTGGTTGCCTGGAAAACCATTTTTCAAGATAAGATTCATGGAGGTATGGTGATTAAGAAAATTAATATACTTAATGATGTGCTATTATGCAAGTGGTTTTGGAGGTTTTCAACTGAAAGTCAAGTGTTGAGGTGGGAGGTAATGGTATAGAAGTGTGGAAATTATGAGAACAAATGTGACGTTGTGGCTTCAAAAATGTCATATGGCAGGGGAGTATGGATGGGAATCGTGAAAAGTTGGACCAATTTAACCAAAACATCATATACAAGGTGGGAAAAGGTGATAAGTTAGATTCTTGTGAAGAGTCCCGGAAAAAACTCTTCCCATTTTTTTTGAGTGTCGAAAAACAATAGTTATTGGGTTTATCAGTTTTACCATATTAATCCATATGGTAGCACATCATGGAACCCGGACTTAAGAAACATTTAACTGGTACGGACATTGGGGAAGCAACAACTCTTTCTTCcttattagagaatataaaaataACCAATGAATATGATACTAGGTAATGGCAGTAGGAAACTGATGGTGTTTCTCAGTTAGATCATGTTATGCCCAGCTCTTTCAAGTACAAGGATTGATGACTTTTCTCATGGATGATATATGGAATATAAATGTACCAACTAAAGTTTGGTTTTTTGTTTGGTTAGCTCACCGCAAAGCCATTTTAACTCAAGATAATCTACATATGCAGAAGAGGTATCTAGAGATGTAGTAAATCAATGTTATATATGTGAACAAGACAATGAAAATATCACCCATTTTTTGTTGCATTGATCCAAGGCCAACCTCATCTGGAACCATTTGATGTCTTTATTCAGAATAAATTACATAGGAGCTCAAAGATATTAAGAGAGATTAAAAGTAATAGGTTCACCTATGTGTGCAATTTTATGTGGGAATTCCTTTTTTATGCGATATGTTGGAACATATGGAAGAGAGGAACCAGAGATATTTTTGGAATATAAATAGGAATCATAAAGATATTTTTCTAGATATCCAAGCTACTAGTTTGTATTAGGAAATGCCTTCTAAGTCTCTGAAGAAGGTTCTCTTTTAGGTCTTGGTTTTCAAATGGGAAGAGTTGGTGTGGAAACAGGCCTTATGTAGACTTATAGGTAAACTGGAGAAGGTTTTCTTGTTTGTGTACATGAATCTTCTTTGCAGTTCTGTTTTTCTTTCTCGTTGCTTTGAGTTGGTCACGGCGTCGAGGTCAACCGCAAAATCGATCTATGTTGCTTCCTCTATATAAATGTAATATTCTGTTTTGCCGATCATTTTTCTTAACTGGTATAAGAATGAtgagattgttagatattttcataTCTTTGCCGCTACAACAGGGGGTCCAGGGTAGAaagtttttatgattttttcataaaacccAATTCAAATTCAGTTTAAATTTGAACAGACGCGTCTCCTCCTATAAACCGCAATTGATGACTCTTAAAAGTGTCTGTTAGAGATGAAGAGACATCTCCAACGAACATGAATTTCCTTACAAGTAGTAAAGATGTTCTCTCATTCAGATAACCaaaaattttatgttttcttttctctctaagcatTATCAGAAACTTCAACTGTGTGTTAGTCATGTAACTGACTATCCTTTAACAGTTTCAAGAGTGCCCGCAGTTAAATTAATTGAAAAATAGTTAATTAATCCAGTaacaattaattttttcttaataaaaaaagataattcatTAAACTTAACATTGTGATACAAAGAGTTTCTCTCTAATGATATTTTTTAACCAAACGTGGGAATCACTTTCCCAAAACAAAGGACTACTACTAGTCCTATAGCTTCTTTAGCCAAACAGTGGGCTACTTCATTTGTATATCTCGGAACATGAACACATATCCAACTAGTGAAACTTTGTAACAGTTCCTTACAATCCATGATAATCGGTTTATTGATTCATCTAACAGATCCTAGATTGGCATTTATAGCCAAAACCACGTTCAGACAGTCTCCCTCCAAATGCAACTTTtgaatgttgtttcttttctCCCATGTGATTTCCTCCCAAGCTGTAATGGCCTCTAgatgttcttcattttcatctaCTCCTGGTATGCACCATCCTCACCAGAAATATCATGCATCATCAATCAATATTAAAACAGATCCcatagttttattttgtttttggaagGATGcatcaaatttattttttttaaaatcagATTGTGGAGGGTTCCATCCGGTTGTCTCTATAACCTGCCAGCATGCAAGTTCCCAACTGTGTTTTTCTCAAGTGCTCATTCCACTCAAATATCTGTTTATTAACTAGCCTTACAATCCTATCTACTTGGAATTGAGTATTTTCAAACACACATGAGCATCTTGCTTTCCAGATATTCCAAAGAGTATATCTTGTAATAATTATGAAGTCATCCTGCACATTATTAATTTGATGTAAACCATCTTGAAATCCAATCCTTGAGAGACTGCCCTGCCATATTCCTTACATAATAACAGATGATCAACAGActcaatattattattataaagCGAACAAGAAGAGTTTATACTTGTGTTTGTGAGTGAAaaaggtttctgctgatttcggtaaattcgtgtgtgtggatgagaaacgagtctaaaccctaaacaatgtactgcacgggagtacttttcattcgagagatcaatatgtacaatcctggcctaaaccaagaaatggccgttccaggtttgcttcggtcacaaagtgaaggagaagggttggtcttagggagggaagtgaagaaagtgttgagaccagaatagttgcttctggaagtgtgggtgtttcgtgactcgtatcagaaagttgaactggccaGCTGAATGAAAAtttatcagatgatttctggatgttgtgttcttgtcctgaccaaaacttgttgttttgtggaaaataggtgggacctatttatacaagtcgcaataaaatGTACCatggtctcgtgggaagtggaaacgattgaatgGTGGAAGAATGGAGTAATGGGTAACGCccggaatttatgtttccataatgaaagatacgtttacaccattacttcttgccattactaaacgccccgctttatgacactttctgtaacaggtgtattgcacgccacacgctgtaaacctccagaccaataccctgatgagtatcccccagtttgtgacatgttttgatgtcccgagtgttttcgtggaaaacatgtagcactttgctacgtgtggcaagttaaaaataAGAGGCTCgccgtaggtaaatagcataCGTGATGCTAGGCTctttttggctagtcgcctaaaacttgtcacaagCTGCACGGCTCGGTGGCgaattttgatggctgagattacatctcatgaggaagagtggccattgattatggccgcatcttgttgtatagctaAGTGGCCCCATTGGAATAGTAGTGCCTAGTGGAGgcatggcataacggcatgctagtGGTTGTGGCATGGCTACATCCCAAcggtcgtggcatagcggcatgctagtagttgtggcatggtggcatgccagtggccgtggcatggtggcatgtcagtggcccgtggcatggtggcatgccagtggaccgtggcatagcgacatgctagtagacgtggcatggcgacatgctagtagctgtggcatggtggcatgccattggctgTGGCATAGCAGCATGTCAATGGCATGGTCACGTCTATAGTGTTgtggcatggccaaggttagggcttggcgccgtggccaaggaTAGGGTTTGGCACTAtggccgaaattagggtttggcattgtggccgaaattaggcgcCATGGGCAAATTGGGATTTGGTGCCATGGcaaaagtttagggtttggcggcatggctggCACGGCCCGTACATGCCagtggtggtgcaagtggcgtctggcgtagccatgaccactggaTTTCGGCGACTGGTCGCTTGAAAGTTTccacaagcctgttagtttggtgacgaacttggatggctgagattgcatctcaggaggaaaggtaaaCGTCTatcatggctacctttagttggcagtggcgcctttaactcgCATTAGTGGcattgtggcatggctggcatggctcgtgcattccTTTGGCACGGTTGCgcacgtagccatggccactgaaattttggcacgttggtgtagAAATcgtgcctaaattagggtttggcttgtcgaatccctaattagcctatatggcatgtcgcatgtggtgagtggccatgttttgGCGTGTTTAGCATGTGTTcctggtatgtgcgtttggcatgtgcgctttTGGCGCGTTCGGCATGCgtatttggcatgtttggcatgtttgcgcattttgggaagccaattggctttgcggccatctggcgcggtttccttcttttcaacactatggcgagtttaaagcaacctgattggttaatgtaagagggtcggccaagcatgggcgtggatacacttctgcGTGACTGTGGcggttttagagcgacctgattgatcgatgggaagtggggtcggcaagctagggcgtggccacactagtgcattgtggcggatttaatcgcctagtttggctaagcatagtttttcgaccaacggggtctagtgtattgcgcggggcgtgaaaccctaattttgcaaattcgtcgggtttatgagttttttatgagttatcacaataattggctggattttgtatgctgcagCAAATATCCTTATTTATagagtgcagtgtgctttccTTCTGAGaattttgtgcaatggccttaactttggtacttggaggtccatgctactccgttgcgagtgaacataaatccgtcatgccataccgatattaaagattctaccggggaacatagcacaggaaaagtactcagtgagtcttgtattg from Papaver somniferum cultivar HN1 unplaced genomic scaffold, ASM357369v1 unplaced-scaffold_118, whole genome shotgun sequence includes these protein-coding regions:
- the LOC113330483 gene encoding uncharacterized protein LOC113330483, with product MRVFYWNAQGLSKDGGRAKLNELSFLHKPDVICIAEPHIFCTARFVRSLKLVDFCEDVIKNEVDGEKGNFWILWRNTLLRPDILSTPKQAITVKFAGDFIAAVYASYNPVAIKRLWHQLGLGFISIPWLVLGYFNCVLRLEENKGEGLSKRSGAQRIVSKHDIVVVNDAWCYKYANWRCKALPRVCSDHSPLFGFAFENPRPYRVPFRIQKMWLSHPGFMQLVEENWNLDLNGAPPFAELKLETENGLLDYDSADEFQFLKVADAKKVVDDVRTELAIMLKMKSRDEIKDFIVNHYQAKFNGGDVHIDPVLFDIEHESISVAESAYMDAIPSLEEVRVAVFDLGADSAPGPDGFTGSFYRQFWEIISRDLFNAIANCWSMRKIPNGINSSFIFLIPKNNKSDAIKDYRSIGLSNFFFKIITKIMDTRLGTVLNKLISEEQVEFMKGRNIHENIALASELINEINTERKHGKVGLKLDIAQAFDTVSWDFIAEVFRQYGFSDSWCMWVLNIFSSARISVMINVYREGYFSITRGLRQGDPLSPLIIFLIEDVLSHNFSKLFANHSMNVMVSKKGVAPTHLLFADDILIFCRGNLHSLQNLKNMLVLYEHASGQCVNYAKSKFYFGGDIISRAIVISNYLGMERAMFPDKYLGIQLKPGIVRHIHVRQVVEKIMNKLAGWKGKLLSFQARLVLIKSVISSYVIHSMAFYKWPCTVIKQVERAIRNFLWSGDAEKRKYFTFLYDDLCLSKREGGLGIKKLNDVNRAMLMKLWISIRDSNKIWARFLRAKYFKVNGNLINYKLASLVFPGIRLVYNFVQKHTGSIIGPNDFKSKVSDIIFDGVWVIPEKTRDLMIRCNIDVSNLPVIAGGEDYKIWYLDSEGIFSVKSAKAALKTPAEVVPCAHLVARRIWAWVAGIFKLEPSEDLVDSYKAAKGRRRMIKDLWLVANLAIVTELWKLPNKSYFDNMALQWLVFKGRVYQVIRDNSIRMKGHMYNTLEELRILNYFKVRHRSCKTSTPIEISWTPPNQDEIMICCDGASFGNPGQAGSVVVFCDASSEVLGVLCVDLGWQTNFYVEVCAIIYGVIVAKRWNMRSICIHSDSKSCIQAFQKGELPW